In the genome of Erpetoichthys calabaricus chromosome 13, fErpCal1.3, whole genome shotgun sequence, the window AATCTCCTCAATATGATAAGACATTGAATTTAATCTGTGTTGGAGGTCGCCTACACAAGGCTGCATCAGAAGTAGGGGAGGATGAAATACATCCTATTGTGTTGTCACCTGATTGTACTATAACTAAAATTCTGATTAGTGATTATGAACGTTTACTTCACCCTGGGCCAGAGcgagtatttgctgaaattctgagAACTTACTGGATACTTCAGGGAAGACAGGCTATCAGGTCACCAGCGACAGTGTGTTGAATGTCGCAGGTGGTGTGGTCAGCCTGTCATTCCCAAGATGGCCGATCTTCCAAATACACGTCTACGCATACAAAAACCGCCTTTCTGGTCTACAGGAGTGGACTGCTTTGGtccatttacaattaaaataggAAGAAGGTGAGAAAAGCGCTGGGGCATCATTTTTAAGTGTCTCACTACATGTGTTCATTTAGACCTTGATTCCTAGTATGGACACAGATTCATTCCTTCTAGCTCTCAGAAGATTCATTGCTCGTTGTGGTAAGCCTTATGAGATTGTAGCCGATAGAGGAACTAACTTCCGAGGTGGGGGGCCGAGAACTTAAAGAAGCTTTTGCCACTATGGAGCCTGCACTTCAAGAACAACTTGCAAAGTATAAAGTTTCATTTCAATCCACCTCATGCTCCACATTTTGGAGGAGTATGGGAACAAGAGATTAGATCTGTGAAGAACTCCCTACATATTGTCCTCAAGGACCACACTGTCAGAGGAAGTTCTCCACACCGTGCTGGAGAAAGTGGAGGGCATTCTCAATGCCAAACCTCTTGGATACGTCTCTTCTGATATAGCTGATAGTTACCCCAAATCTCTTGCTAATGGGGCGGCGGGACGCTTCCTTACCCCAAGCAGTCTATGGAGCTAGCGATTTACTGGAATGTCGTCGCTGGAAACACAGCCTGGTTTTGGCTGACCATTTTTGGTCAAAATTTACCAGGCGCTACTTGCCCGATTCACAACGACAAATGGAAGAACTCCTCATCTGCCTTGAATGTGGGACAGATTGTTCTAATCATTGATCCACAGTTGCCTAGGACTTATTGGCCTGTTGGCAAGGTCACTAAAGTTATCCCCAGTGATAATGGAAAAGTTCACGTGGCTGAAGTCAAAGGATCATATTTATACTCGCCCAGTGAGTAAGGTTATAGAGCTGCTGGAAAAGCCAGACGAATGACATGGACCTATTGAATAGTTTCAAATTTACTCAAATTTGGGGGTGGCTGTACAAAAGTTTGAGAACGCTGTCTGGTGCATCATCACGCTCACAGGTCATGCGCAAGCATGTGCACATGTTTCTGTATCCGATACGGGGAAAACGCTGTACTTTCAGGAGTCTGTACATACCATTTATTCAATTGTTTGACTTCGTGTGCGTCTGTTTGATAAATCACACAAATATctgtctgcaaataaacatttagttcTACAAAGCCATTGCAACTATTCCTTCCTTTGCAACATTCAGCGGTTAATTGAGCTCCTTATCAAGGATTAGGTACCACAAACACACCAGCTTGACACACGCACCGTTTAACAAGGAGGAAAATAGGTGACTTGGAAAAAGACTAAATAGAATGGGCAGTGGGGAATATtcttggatatacaattttatgccgtgtttattgtatatattggaaGTGGGGGATtgtagaaaatgtattttgttgcaAGTCCCGTTACTATGCTATGGAAAAGGGGCTGAAGGCAGTTTGTATAATCCGTATAATTTTCACTAAATTAGTTAAGTGTAGTGGATACAATCATTACAAGCtgattagggtacagagaataaaaatagggacagagagagagagagaaacacttcatctcaacatttccactttataatttttaatcatGTAATTTTgccattaaacattttaaattctttaaaattcacTAGTTTCTCctatcccatcataactaaagtagcacactAAATACTTTATATTCTATGTACTCCAAGTGATTCACAAGCCCAAAGTGGGCATTCTTATGCCACCAGAAcagatattatagctctctgaacaaatacaatatatgcttggtattttcatgatgaaatgaaagcatgtattaaacatggggcagAGTTGTGCTAGTCCCAGTAAGCATGAGGCACCAGTATATCAATACCACCGTCCACACATTATAAATGCATGCAATATATACTTTACATCTTAAAAATTCTCAAGAGCTTCAAcaagatagcacttggaaatctgaATAGACTTAGAAGGCAGTCCTCTGTCAATACATGCTCTCTATTGCATTcctttgttattgtatggtacaatgattCAATACGCAATTCCTCAAagctttttttctataaaatgaaaCCAATACAATTTAGAGAATAAAAaagctgccagtttgcaaaaccaagctgaaAACTTGTCCTCATGCCAGCTTGAGCCATAGCATACAGATGCATGGCTTCTTGCCACATTTAGTTTATGCATAGTTAAGTGTGGGAAGTGGTATATGCACAGTTTATACATTGGGCCCAAGGCAACTTCACAGACTTAGGTTTTGAGGCTGAAGAGGGGTTTCCAATGCAGTTAGTGAACTTTGTAATTAGTGTAAAGTGCACAATTTACTACATGAAATTCAAGACAATACTTAACCTTGGCTTTCCAATGGCATCTGCTTCCCCCCCACCCAAGATCACAGTATCTACTCAATCCATGCTGCAGAAGGTTAAACACGACACCCACAGTGCttaatactgcaaaaaaaaaaaaaaaaaaagggatcaaAACAGTTTAGTCCTCGAACTGTCACCACTATACATAACAGAAGTGGCTCCAAATCTAAATTTGTGCCCCCCTTATTGGTTCCAACATACCCATTGCCACAGCATTTAGTGGCGATACTGTACAGCAAATCCATGGCTAGGGAAAAGTAATGCCTACGTTGTTCCAGTACTAGATCTTTGCAACATTTAACCAAAGGCACATTGCCCTAGCCCAGAAGTTTGGCTGTCAAGTCTACCCCTAAGCAACTATAACCCCCCCACCCCGGAGATCGTAAAACAGCAATAACACCCACTAACAAGGTGGGTTAGCACCTACATTCTGGGTGCCAAGGTAGGTTAGACTGCCTCAAATAACCCCACACTTCCATTTactttgactttaatctcaaatgCCAAATAGGGTTACATCAGACAACCCATATCCTTTAGGGTGGAGTGGACAATTGGTGGAGTGGCAAAACCACTTCACTGAAGTTCTCAAACCAAAGCCAGAAAGGACCTCCGAGATCACTCAGTCCACACTGAACAGAGTTGTTCACGGTCATTTATGCATTGAATCCTAGTCATAATTGTCTACTATATTGTTGTACCATAGTGGGTAGAAATATTGGTCTTTATTACCATCTCCTGTACGGAAGTTACAGGTGTAGTTTCTAAACACCCTAGAGAACTACAGAATGTACAGCCTGTAGGATCAGTCAAATAAAACTCCAGGCAGCCCTTCactttaaagtaattttattCATACAGGAGCTCAAACACCATCCTATCAAGACTGCTTACACAAAATCATGGGTCAAATCCTAGCTTATCATAGCAAGCTCCCATGGCCGTCTGAAACTCCTTCAGTACATTCTTCAGGGCGGTTTGAGCATCAGTGCCAAAGCCGTCAATCTTCTCTGCTGCCACCATAACAATCACTTCACTGATTATCTGTAAAAgaaattacaattatttttacaGCCACTAGCCTAATGAGGCTTAGAATATAGTTAAGGAAGCAGATAGCTATGTAGACTAAAAGCCACATGTAGTGCCAGTCTTAATACCTTGAAGGCACAAAAaggaaaaaaccaaaaaacactgCAGGCACTATCCAGTAGCAGTTGGGACAGGTTCCTTCAAGAACTGATGGCTATGCTTAGTCCAATAAGCAAGTGTTCTGCTATTCTGAAGCCCATTAAGCAACTGTAACCAGAAAAGCCTGACGCAAGGGAGTCTTTGTATACTCCAAAGCAAGCATTCATAGATTAAAAAGGTTATAAGCCAACTAACAGCTCAATACCATCACTAAATAGTTTTAAGTCTGCTAACCACCAGTCAACTCCATACAGTCCCAATTGCAAAGTGGAACCAGTGCTCGATAGACTATGGTAATGCAATTGAAGCCTTCAAAAACAGAACAATGCAATCTTGTGAACCATTTTCCTTTGTAATACCAAGCTTTGTAGGGGATACTTGGAAGGTTTGGTATACACCTCATATTCTACAAAAATCTGTAACCACCCAAAAGGTTCTAGTTTTGCCTGGTAAAATTCATTACAAGGCAGCCATTCAGCCAATCAACACTGACAGGATTCCAAATTAGTTTTCTGTAAACACCCAAGTGTTCAGGACTCAAATGTACAAAGGGTTTAAATACTTAAGAGCTAAATGGGCTATTGCATTAGCAAAACTACAGAAAAGGGCTTCTCTAAAGTCATTACCTTCCTGAATTAAAAACCACACACAAGGCCCAAGTCCCAAACCCAGCACTTTACATTCTACTGAGAAATGCAATCAGATCAAGCCTTTATGTCTAACAATTACCTGAAAGTTGGCCCGAGGGATCTTGTGCTGCTCGGCGTGACTTTTTCCCAGCTCCTGCACAAGGGACTGATCTTCTGGTTTTTGCATATATTCTGTCAGCTTGCAGACAACAATTTCACCATGGGCCTGGAGGTCAGGATTGCTCTGCAGCTGCTCTTTGGAAAGGTCAGCAAACTTTGGGAAGAGCTTCTGAACACCTGGATGGGTCTCAAACAAGCTGAGGATATAGATGGGGAGAACAATTGACCTGCAATATcatgataaagtaaaaaaaaaaaaaagtccactaGGATGTGtggagcaggggtcctcaaattcctggagggccacaggttCTTATTCCAGCCAGTTCCCCCTAAAATTAGAACTCTGCTCTTGCAGATAACAAGGCCTACAGTTAAGTACCAACTTACTTTGTCAAAGACAAAATTCATAGTTGCATTGTTGATCAGAGGCCCAAGTTACTCTGGTGGTCTGCAGGTTCATTTAACCCCATTTACTTACTAAAGCAATACAGTTCTTGGGATTTTAGTTATCTGGCTTGTTACacttcagaacccttaattggcTATTTGTTTTTAGCTGCTGTATTTAAGTTGTTGCCTATTTAGACAATAAAATGCAGATAACCAGTAAATCAGCAGCTATCCAGCCAACAGGCTTCCTTTTAAACCTCTCCATATTCACAGTtagtgttaaaaatgtaaatgaggaATTGGAAAGGACTGTTAAGTgtaaatctattctggtccacaaaacacatggataacaTCCTCTGAGAAGGAAACTACAGTGCAATTCAAAATTTCCCTTGGATTAAATGAACACAACAAGCcaaatagttaaataccaagtttcattatcagcaatgaTAATCTTCCAATTAGTAAAGGGGCTGGAAGAAAAaaacagccactgcagccctccaggacc includes:
- the LOC114663999 gene encoding myoglobin isoform X1, producing the protein MCACVDDCKKVLSCWGPVKANPKQYGEIILQRSIVLPIYILSLFETHPGVQKLFPKFADLSKEQLQSNPDLQAHGEIVVCKLTEYMQKPEDQSLVQELGKSHAEQHKIPRANFQIISEVIVMVAAEKIDGFGTDAQTALKNVLKEFQTAMGACYDKLGFDP
- the LOC114663999 gene encoding myoglobin isoform X2, with translation MCACVDDCKKVLSCWGPVKANPKQYGEIILQRLFETHPGVQKLFPKFADLSKEQLQSNPDLQAHGEIVVCKLTEYMQKPEDQSLVQELGKSHAEQHKIPRANFQIISEVIVMVAAEKIDGFGTDAQTALKNVLKEFQTAMGACYDKLGFDP